From Actinopolymorpha cephalotaxi, one genomic window encodes:
- a CDS encoding sensor histidine kinase, translating into MSSAPGRTRNLGVMDVVIAVGVAGALVAAGLSEARPATSLDPLGYGLLAAGGLALVARRRSPVAVLVVTGLCALGYQAVGFDVPVVAYLFAVYAAVRAGHRIVTVAASVLMLAVLPFAIVVSPQDASVSKAFAQARDVLQIAWLIAAGAAGEALRQAERRADEAERTREETARRRADEERLHIARELHDSLTHQISVIKVQAEAAVHLARKRAEPVPEALVAIREASREAARELRATLEALRDDELSPPSGLDQVPDLLRRARAAGLDATLTIEGVRRGVPAAVDRTAYRIVQESLTNIARHAGATEASVRIGYRRDALDVRVDDDGKATVDAVPVPGVGLLGMRERVTALGGHLRAAPRDEGGFTVHAVLPVLPVPAEPGQAEPGQADVDSRAKLRLAEPGQAGVDSRAEHPAEPSP; encoded by the coding sequence GTGAGCAGTGCACCTGGGCGAACCCGAAACCTCGGGGTGATGGACGTCGTGATCGCCGTCGGCGTGGCCGGTGCCCTGGTGGCCGCCGGGCTTTCCGAGGCGCGACCCGCGACGAGCCTGGACCCGCTGGGCTACGGGTTGCTGGCGGCCGGCGGGCTGGCGCTGGTCGCGCGCCGCCGTTCTCCGGTCGCCGTGCTGGTGGTCACCGGGTTGTGCGCGCTGGGCTACCAGGCCGTCGGCTTCGACGTGCCGGTCGTGGCGTACCTGTTCGCGGTGTACGCCGCGGTGCGGGCCGGCCACCGCATCGTCACCGTGGCGGCGTCGGTGCTCATGCTCGCCGTCCTCCCGTTCGCCATCGTGGTCTCGCCCCAGGACGCCTCGGTGAGCAAGGCGTTCGCGCAGGCCCGGGACGTCCTCCAGATCGCCTGGCTGATCGCCGCCGGGGCCGCCGGAGAGGCCCTGCGGCAGGCCGAACGCCGGGCGGACGAGGCCGAACGCACCCGGGAGGAGACCGCGCGGCGCCGTGCCGACGAGGAGCGGCTGCACATCGCACGGGAGCTGCACGACTCGCTGACCCACCAGATCTCCGTCATCAAGGTGCAGGCCGAGGCCGCAGTTCACCTGGCCCGCAAGCGAGCTGAGCCGGTGCCGGAGGCCCTGGTGGCGATCCGCGAGGCCAGCCGGGAAGCGGCGCGGGAGCTACGCGCGACCCTCGAGGCGCTGCGCGACGACGAGCTGAGCCCGCCGAGTGGACTCGACCAGGTTCCGGACCTGCTGCGGCGAGCCCGGGCCGCGGGGTTGGACGCGACGCTGACGATCGAGGGAGTACGCCGTGGCGTACCGGCGGCCGTGGACCGGACCGCCTACCGGATCGTCCAGGAGTCGCTGACCAACATCGCCCGCCATGCCGGCGCCACCGAGGCGTCGGTCCGGATCGGCTACCGGCGAGACGCCCTGGACGTACGCGTCGACGACGACGGGAAGGCCACGGTGGACGCGGTGCCGGTACCCGGTGTCGGGCTGCTCGGGATGCGCGAACGCGTCACCGCCCTCGGCGGCCACCTGCGGGCGGCGCCGCGCGACGAGGGCGGCTTCACCGTGCACGCCGTACTCCCGGTACTCCCCGTACCCGCCGAACCCGGGCAGGCCGAACCCGGGCAAGCTGACGTTGACAGCCGTGCCAAACTCCGGCTTGCCGAACCTGGGCAAGCCGGAGTTGACAGCCGCGCCGAGCACCCCGCGGAGCCGTCACCGTGA
- a CDS encoding DUF6223 family protein has protein sequence MFVPHLIAGFVPAQPAAPGAYTLTAGRSWAMVAMALGVAGAIAGGLALANRAGTVTRRRRALAALVAGSAGTVVGGLVVAAADGGPGTGYGIVGGVLALPVGLAAMLLGGLALARVRRTVSSTAGTPG, from the coding sequence ATGTTCGTCCCACACCTGATTGCCGGGTTCGTCCCGGCCCAGCCGGCCGCACCCGGCGCGTACACCCTGACCGCCGGCCGTTCCTGGGCCATGGTCGCCATGGCGCTGGGAGTTGCCGGCGCGATCGCCGGTGGACTGGCGCTGGCCAACCGGGCGGGCACCGTCACCCGCAGAAGGCGGGCCCTCGCGGCTCTGGTCGCGGGCTCGGCCGGGACGGTCGTCGGCGGGCTGGTCGTGGCGGCCGCCGACGGCGGTCCCGGCACCGGCTACGGGATCGTCGGCGGTGTGCTGGCCCTGCCGGTCGGGCTGGCCGCGATGCTGCTCGGCGGGCTGGCTCTCGCCCGGGTCCGCCGCACGGTCTCATCGACCGCGGGAACGCCCGGCTGA
- a CDS encoding winged helix-turn-helix transcriptional regulator, which produces MALGKDYQGQDCSLARALELVGERWTMLVLRDAFYGVRRFSDFADHLGIPRAVLTERLQALVDAGVLARQRYQESPPRDEYVLTEVGEELWPALYALSRWGERHATTGKPRRVFRHAGCGRRLDLTGACPACGHFVPAREVETRLGPGAGPARDDAVNRAMAKPHRLLEPLFPA; this is translated from the coding sequence ATGGCGCTCGGCAAGGACTACCAGGGACAGGACTGCTCGCTGGCCCGTGCGCTCGAGCTCGTCGGCGAACGCTGGACGATGCTGGTGCTGCGGGACGCGTTCTACGGCGTACGCCGGTTCAGCGACTTCGCCGACCACCTCGGCATCCCGCGGGCCGTACTCACCGAGCGCCTGCAGGCCCTGGTCGACGCCGGCGTCCTCGCCCGGCAGCGTTACCAGGAGTCCCCGCCGCGCGACGAGTACGTCCTCACCGAGGTCGGCGAGGAGCTGTGGCCGGCGCTGTACGCGTTGTCCCGTTGGGGCGAGCGGCATGCAACCACCGGCAAGCCGCGCCGGGTGTTCCGGCACGCGGGGTGCGGCCGGCGGCTCGACCTCACCGGCGCCTGCCCGGCATGCGGCCACTTCGTTCCCGCCCGCGAGGTGGAGACCCGTCTCGGTCCGGGCGCCGGACCGGCCCGGGACGATGCCGTCAACCGCGCGATGGCCAAGCCGCACCGGCTGCTCGAGCCGCTGTTCCCGGCGTAG